Proteins encoded by one window of Tissierellales bacterium:
- a CDS encoding sensor domain-containing diguanylate cyclase, whose product MRGIIYEQMLNNVYEGVYFVDKTRKITFWNSGAERITGFKADEILGKYCYENILNHMDENGRQLCMNGCPLHETLKDEQMRITTVYLHHKDGHRLKVNVKVFPMYNDERELVGAAEVFVQSKKAFASDLTEEELKSIAYIDQLTKVPNRRATESTLNLHLDEFERDRQEFGIVFLDIDHFKYVNDNYGHNIGDEVLKMIAQTLNQAIRSIDFVGRWGGEEFVIILEGISCDSFPQILDKLLILVRESKLRLPEGNEISVTASLGASMVRKNDTVESLISRADENMYYVKQNGRNGWKFS is encoded by the coding sequence ATGCGGGGGATAATTTACGAACAAATGCTAAATAATGTTTACGAAGGAGTTTATTTTGTAGATAAAACCAGAAAAATTACATTTTGGAATAGTGGTGCAGAGAGAATTACAGGATTTAAGGCGGATGAAATTTTGGGGAAGTATTGCTATGAAAATATATTGAATCATATGGACGAAAATGGTAGACAATTGTGCATGAATGGTTGTCCTTTGCATGAAACACTTAAAGATGAGCAAATGAGAATTACAACTGTGTATTTGCATCACAAAGATGGGCATAGATTGAAGGTAAATGTAAAGGTGTTTCCAATGTACAATGATGAGAGAGAGCTAGTTGGAGCCGCTGAGGTTTTCGTGCAGTCGAAAAAAGCGTTTGCATCTGATTTAACTGAAGAAGAGCTGAAAAGCATAGCTTATATAGACCAATTGACGAAAGTTCCAAATCGAAGGGCTACAGAATCTACACTCAACCTTCATCTAGACGAATTCGAAAGAGATAGGCAAGAGTTTGGGATAGTATTTTTAGACATTGATCATTTCAAATACGTGAATGATAATTATGGTCACAATATTGGAGATGAGGTACTGAAGATGATAGCTCAAACACTGAATCAAGCGATTAGATCTATAGACTTTGTTGGAAGATGGGGTGGCGAAGAGTTTGTGATTATACTTGAAGGTATAAGCTGTGATAGTTTTCCTCAGATACTTGATAAATTACTCATACTTGTAAGGGAGAGTAAACTCAGATTGCCAGAGGGGAATGAAATATCTGTTACCGCGTCTTTAGGAGCGTCTATGGTTAGAAAAAATGACACAGTAGAATCTTTAATTTCTAGAGCTGATGAAAATATGTATTATGTAAAGCAAAATGGAAGAAATGGATGGAAGTTTAGCTGA